In Planctomycetaceae bacterium, a single genomic region encodes these proteins:
- the cooS gene encoding anaerobic carbon-monoxide dehydrogenase catalytic subunit, with translation MTRCASADSCLSDFLARHGDVNTAFDRIVEQEVKCQFGQLGVCCRLCSNGPCRVTPDAPKGVCGATADTMVARGLLRSVAAGAACYLHVAESTARRLKAIGEGVSPLTIRSKDSLDALAAKLGVAGKTWQDNARNVADAILADLYKPRGETMSLISRMALPQRVAVWEKTGLLSGGAKSEVFDALVKTSTNLNTDAVDQLLHCLRLGICTGLYGLQLTNLLNDVLMGQPTIRQAKVGFQVADPAYVNIAVTGHSHSVWAGLIEFLETPAGQQIGKSAGAAGVRIVGLTCVGQDMQLRASSAGDCYAGQAGNNFTQEALVATGAIDLVASEFNCTLSGIEPIAAKMLTPLVCLDDVAKQTSAAMLADVHGKEAALAEQVTRLAAAAYAKRRGQVKIDVPKHGYDDVVTGVSEQSLVALLGGTLDPVIDLIKAGTIKGVAGVLGCSNLAAGGHDVTTVALTRELIKRDILVLSAGCTTGGLCNTGFCSPSAAQWAGPGLRAVCEKLGIPPVLNFGPCLAIGRIEMVAHALAEAMGVDLPQLPVVISAPQWLEEQALADGCFGLALGLTLHLSQAPPILGSPLVTRVLTADLEGITGGRVIVEGDPVKAAAAMEGVIDAKLAALGLGVGA, from the coding sequence GCTGACTCGTGCTTGTCCGACTTTCTCGCCCGCCATGGCGACGTCAACACGGCCTTCGACCGCATCGTCGAGCAGGAGGTCAAGTGCCAGTTCGGCCAGCTTGGCGTGTGTTGTCGCCTGTGCTCCAACGGTCCCTGTCGCGTCACGCCCGACGCGCCCAAGGGCGTCTGCGGCGCCACGGCAGACACGATGGTCGCCCGCGGGCTGCTGCGGTCGGTCGCCGCCGGGGCGGCGTGCTACCTGCACGTGGCCGAGTCGACGGCGCGGCGGCTCAAGGCTATCGGCGAGGGCGTTTCGCCGCTGACGATCCGCTCCAAGGACAGCCTCGACGCCCTTGCGGCCAAGCTGGGCGTCGCCGGCAAGACATGGCAAGATAATGCCCGCAACGTCGCCGACGCGATCCTGGCCGACCTGTACAAACCGCGCGGCGAGACGATGAGCCTGATCTCGCGCATGGCGCTGCCGCAGCGCGTGGCGGTGTGGGAGAAGACCGGCCTGCTCAGCGGCGGGGCCAAGAGCGAAGTCTTCGACGCGCTGGTCAAGACCTCGACCAACCTCAACACCGACGCCGTCGACCAACTGCTGCACTGCCTGCGACTGGGCATCTGCACGGGCCTCTACGGGCTGCAACTGACCAACCTGCTCAACGACGTGCTGATGGGCCAGCCGACGATCCGCCAGGCCAAGGTCGGCTTCCAGGTGGCCGATCCGGCGTACGTGAATATCGCCGTCACCGGCCACAGCCACTCGGTGTGGGCGGGGCTGATCGAGTTCCTCGAGACCCCCGCCGGGCAGCAGATCGGCAAGAGCGCCGGCGCGGCGGGCGTGCGCATCGTCGGGCTGACGTGCGTGGGGCAGGACATGCAGCTCCGCGCCTCTTCGGCGGGCGACTGTTACGCGGGGCAGGCGGGCAACAACTTCACGCAGGAGGCGCTGGTGGCCACCGGGGCGATCGACCTGGTCGCCAGCGAGTTCAACTGCACGCTGTCGGGCATCGAGCCCATCGCCGCCAAGATGCTCACCCCGCTGGTGTGCCTGGACGACGTGGCCAAGCAAACCTCAGCCGCCATGCTGGCCGACGTACACGGCAAAGAAGCGGCTTTGGCCGAACAGGTGACGCGGCTGGCCGCGGCGGCGTACGCCAAACGGCGCGGGCAGGTGAAGATCGACGTGCCCAAACACGGCTACGACGACGTGGTGACCGGCGTCAGCGAGCAATCGCTGGTGGCGCTGCTGGGCGGAACGCTCGACCCGGTGATCGACCTGATCAAGGCAGGGACGATCAAAGGCGTCGCGGGCGTGCTGGGCTGCTCGAACCTCGCCGCGGGCGGACACGACGTCACGACCGTGGCGTTGACGCGCGAGCTGATCAAGCGGGACATCCTGGTGCTCTCGGCCGGCTGCACCACCGGCGGGCTGTGCAACACGGGCTTCTGCTCGCCGTCGGCGGCGCAGTGGGCCGGTCCGGGCCTGCGGGCGGTGTGCGAAAAGCTGGGCATTCCGCCGGTGCTGAACTTCGGCCCGTGCCTGGCCATCGGGCGCATCGAGATGGTCGCCCACGCGCTGGCCGAGGCCATGGGCGTCGACCTGCCACAACTGCCGGTGGTGATCTCCGCCCCGCAGTGGCTCGAGGAGCAGGCCTTGGCCGACGGGTGCTTCGGCTTGGCTTTGGGCCTGACGCTGCACTTGTCGCAGGCCCCGCCGATTCTGGGCTCGCCGCTGGTGACGCGCGTGCTCACCGCCGACCTGGAGGGCATCACCGGCGGGCGCGTGATCGTCGAGGGCGACCCGGTCAAGGCCGCCGCCGCGATGGAAGGCGTCATCGACGCCAAGCTGGCCGCACTGGGCCTGGGGGTGGGCGCATGA
- a CDS encoding 4Fe-4S dicluster domain-containing protein, producing the protein MRTKVIRRELCTGCKNCEMACIAAHSEGPALAVYLAAGAEGAPRPRAKVQRDAAGALVPQFCRHCKEPACVEACMSGALAKREDGLVLCDSDLCVGCYMCVMSCPYGNARPSMGPDDMMLKCDGCHDRDCMACVKACPTGCLSCEEGAEAVVYVEAQAAPAAGGER; encoded by the coding sequence ATGAGGACCAAGGTGATCCGCCGCGAGTTGTGTACCGGGTGCAAGAACTGCGAGATGGCGTGCATCGCCGCGCACAGCGAAGGGCCGGCGCTGGCGGTCTATCTGGCCGCCGGCGCGGAGGGAGCCCCTCGCCCGCGCGCCAAAGTGCAGCGCGACGCCGCCGGCGCATTGGTCCCGCAGTTCTGCCGCCACTGCAAAGAGCCCGCCTGCGTCGAGGCATGCATGAGCGGCGCCCTGGCTAAGCGCGAGGACGGGCTGGTCCTCTGCGACAGCGACCTCTGCGTCGGCTGTTACATGTGCGTGATGAGCTGCCCGTACGGCAACGCGAGGCCGTCGATGGGCCCGGACGACATGATGCTCAAGTGCGACGGCTGCCACGACCGCGACTGCATGGCGTGCGTGAAGGCCTGCCCGACCGGCTGCCTGAGCTGCGAGGAAGGCGCCGAGGCGGTGGTGTACGTCGAAGCCCAGGCGGCGCCGGCCGCGGGAGGTGAGCGATGA
- a CDS encoding GYD domain-containing protein yields MDTYVILSKLSPDAFRDPQDLPALADEVKQRIKEDCPDVVWKDSYALMGRFDVVDLIEAPSRDDAEHAAMIIRAYGHATTETMSATPWKQFIGTLKSQRQTASARR; encoded by the coding sequence ATGGACACCTACGTTATCCTCAGCAAGCTCTCGCCCGACGCCTTCCGCGACCCGCAGGATCTGCCCGCCCTCGCCGATGAGGTCAAGCAGCGCATCAAGGAAGACTGCCCGGACGTCGTCTGGAAGGACAGCTACGCCTTGATGGGCCGCTTCGACGTGGTCGATCTGATCGAAGCGCCCAGCCGCGACGACGCCGAGCACGCCGCCATGATCATCCGTGCGTACGGCCACGCCACCACCGAGACAATGTCCGCCACGCCGTGGAAGCAGTTCATCGGCACGCTCAAATCGCAGCGGCAGACGGCCTCGGCGCGGCGATGA
- a CDS encoding NAD(P)/FAD-dependent oxidoreductase: protein MPDVDATRPQDLPGADAVIVGSGPNGLAAAVALSQAGLKTLVIEQAATIGGGLRTAELTLPGFRHDVCSAIHPLALGSPFFRWLALERHGLEWIHSPAPLAHPLDGREAVVIERSVEDTAAGLLGIDAGAYRDLMTPLVQRWDALLEDILAPPHIPRHPFTLGRFAANAARSARGLAQRLFAGPRARALIAGLVAHSAMSLDASPSAAFALVLAAAAHAVGWPLPRGGSQSLADALAAYITTAGGSIITGVNIQSLDDLLPAPACHGRPAHALSLWHGRPAHALSVWHGRLAHALGWHRGHPCSADPGSTIRDTHNGVVRGTRPLVLLDVTPRQVLALAGHRLHPRYRRQLQRYRYGPGVFKIDWALAEPIPWQAADCRRAATVHLGGTFDEIAASENEVLRGQHPQRPFVLLAQQSLFDPTRAPEGKHTGWAYCHVPNGSTTDMTDAIEAQVERFAPGFREVILARHTRTAAALEAYNPNCVGGDINGGAIDWRQLFFRPALRANPYATGLPGVYICSSSTPPGGGVHGMCGYHAARAALKAAQSAISDFASNRK, encoded by the coding sequence ATGCCTGATGTGGATGCGACACGACCGCAAGATTTGCCCGGCGCCGACGCGGTCATTGTCGGCTCGGGACCTAACGGGTTGGCGGCGGCGGTCGCTCTGTCGCAGGCGGGGCTCAAGACGCTGGTGATCGAGCAGGCCGCCACCATCGGCGGCGGCCTGCGGACGGCTGAGCTGACGCTGCCGGGGTTTCGCCACGACGTCTGCTCGGCGATTCACCCGCTGGCGCTGGGCTCGCCGTTCTTCCGCTGGCTGGCGCTGGAGCGGCATGGGCTGGAGTGGATTCACTCCCCCGCCCCGCTGGCCCACCCGCTCGACGGGCGCGAGGCGGTCGTGATCGAGCGGTCCGTCGAAGACACAGCCGCCGGCTTGCTGGGCATCGACGCCGGGGCGTACCGCGACCTGATGACCCCGCTGGTGCAGCGATGGGACGCTCTGCTCGAGGACATTCTCGCTCCGCCGCACATCCCGCGACACCCCTTCACGCTGGGGCGATTCGCCGCCAACGCCGCGCGATCGGCGCGGGGGTTGGCCCAGAGGCTCTTCGCTGGCCCGCGGGCCCGCGCGCTGATCGCCGGCCTTGTAGCGCACTCGGCGATGAGCCTGGACGCCTCCCCCTCGGCGGCCTTCGCTCTGGTCCTCGCCGCCGCAGCGCACGCGGTCGGCTGGCCGCTGCCCCGCGGAGGCTCGCAAAGCCTCGCCGACGCCCTGGCCGCGTACATCACGACCGCCGGCGGCTCGATCATCACAGGCGTCAATATCCAGAGCCTCGACGATCTGCTGCCTGCTCCTGCGTGCCACGGGCGTCCCGCCCATGCTCTTTCTCTGTGGCATGGGCGTCCCGCCCATGCTCTTTCTGTGTGGCATGGGCGTCTCGCCCATGCTCTTGGGTGGCATAGGGGTCACCCGTGCTCAGCGGATCCGGGTTCAACGATCAGGGACACGCACAACGGAGTTGTGCGTGGCACCCGTCCTCTCGTGCTGCTGGACGTCACGCCGCGTCAAGTGCTCGCCCTCGCCGGCCACCGCCTGCATCCGCGATATCGCCGACAACTCCAGCGATACCGCTACGGCCCGGGCGTCTTCAAGATCGACTGGGCGCTGGCCGAACCGATCCCCTGGCAGGCGGCTGACTGCCGCCGCGCCGCCACGGTTCACCTCGGTGGAACCTTCGACGAGATCGCCGCCTCCGAGAACGAAGTCCTGCGTGGGCAGCACCCCCAGCGGCCCTTCGTGCTGCTGGCCCAGCAGAGCCTCTTCGACCCCACCCGTGCGCCCGAGGGCAAACACACCGGCTGGGCGTACTGCCACGTGCCCAACGGTTCGACCACCGACATGACCGACGCCATCGAGGCCCAGGTCGAGCGGTTCGCCCCCGGGTTCCGCGAGGTGATCCTCGCCCGCCACACGCGCACGGCAGCCGCCCTGGAAGCGTACAACCCCAACTGCGTCGGCGGCGACATCAACGGCGGGGCCATCGACTGGCGGCAGCTCTTCTTTCGCCCCGCTCTGCGCGCCAACCCTTACGCGACGGGCTTGCCGGGGGTGTACATCTGCTCATCCTCGACGCCCCCCGGCGGCGGCGTCCACGGCATGTGCGGCTACCACGCCGCCCGAGCGGCACTGAAAGCCGCCCAATCAGCTATTAGCGATTTTGCCAGTAATCGCAAATAA
- a CDS encoding Fic family protein — protein sequence MKKPSTQPLTGRYVRCAGGVRAFIPAPLPPEIIWTPKLLRALSEADRLIGQLAGEGRSLPNPHLLMRPFIKREAVLSSRIEGTQATLGELLAADAGAVVGRSPEDLREVGNYVVALDHGIKMLKKLPLSLRLVKEIHAKLMQGVRGGVATPGEFRRSQNWIGPPGGTLANASYVPPPPDELLACLGQWEKFLHDRTLPALVQAALMHYQFEAIHPFLDGNGRVGRLLITLFLIEREVLPTPLLYLSAFFDATRGDYYDHLSAVRTDAAWGAWLEYFLNGVARMSADALSRAERINALAAQWREKVSAATSRAAAQLVDLLVENPYWTISKAAQRLGVAFTTARRAVEKLVPLGILQQTTDTRRDRVFCATAIMNILDEPASIGGAAE from the coding sequence ATGAAGAAGCCCTCAACTCAACCTCTCACCGGCCGCTACGTGCGATGCGCGGGCGGGGTTCGGGCGTTTATTCCCGCCCCGTTGCCCCCCGAGATCATCTGGACGCCCAAGCTGCTCCGCGCCTTGTCAGAGGCCGATCGTCTGATCGGCCAACTTGCCGGCGAAGGACGCAGCCTGCCCAACCCGCACCTGCTCATGCGGCCGTTCATCAAACGCGAGGCCGTGCTGTCCAGCCGGATCGAAGGCACCCAGGCCACGCTGGGAGAATTGCTTGCAGCCGACGCCGGGGCGGTCGTGGGTCGCAGCCCCGAGGACCTGCGCGAGGTGGGCAACTACGTGGTCGCCCTGGACCATGGCATAAAGATGCTCAAGAAGCTTCCCCTTTCCCTGCGGCTGGTCAAGGAGATCCACGCAAAGCTAATGCAGGGGGTCCGCGGCGGCGTGGCAACCCCGGGCGAGTTCCGCCGCAGCCAGAACTGGATCGGCCCGCCCGGAGGCACGCTGGCCAATGCCTCTTACGTGCCCCCGCCGCCGGATGAATTGCTCGCGTGCCTGGGCCAGTGGGAAAAGTTCCTGCACGACCGTACGCTGCCGGCGCTGGTCCAGGCCGCCCTGATGCATTACCAGTTCGAGGCCATCCATCCCTTCCTCGACGGCAACGGCCGCGTGGGGCGGCTGCTGATCACGCTGTTTCTGATCGAGCGCGAGGTTCTGCCCACGCCGCTGCTGTATCTCAGCGCGTTCTTCGACGCCACCCGCGGCGACTACTACGACCATCTCTCAGCCGTCCGCACCGACGCGGCATGGGGCGCCTGGCTGGAGTACTTCCTCAACGGCGTGGCCCGCATGTCCGCCGACGCCCTCAGCCGCGCCGAACGCATCAACGCACTTGCGGCGCAGTGGCGCGAGAAAGTATCGGCCGCCACGTCACGCGCGGCGGCGCAACTGGTCGATCTGCTGGTCGAGAACCCGTACTGGACAATCAGCAAGGCCGCCCAACGCCTGGGCGTAGCGTTTACGACCGCGCGCCGCGCGGTGGAAAAGCTCGTGCCGTTGGGCATCCTGCAGCAGACCACCGACACCCGCCGCGACCGCGTCTTCTGCGCCACGGCCATCATGAACATTCTGGACGAACCGGCCAGCATCGGAGGCGCTGCAGAATAA
- a CDS encoding tetratricopeptide repeat protein, with translation MKRKIALIVVLVVLGTGAALALFWNRPQEEAEDVTALMAEASVLCDQGKYSQAEPLQKRILAINEKSLGPDHPDTARSLNDLGIVYLEQGQYQQAQPLLKKALETREKSAGSDYASIAASLNNLGMLHKLQGNYAAAEPFYRRALAIREKELGPHHPYVAQSLNNLATVYYAQGEFGEAEACFKRALAIKEKVLGSDAPAVATSLGNLAEVYRAQRNWAAAEPLYRRALEIDEKALGNEHASVAIDLNNLASLYCDQGKYSDAENLLNRSLAIMEKALGPDHPNVAGVLKSMALLSEAKGDKAKAETLRARAAKITSQPR, from the coding sequence ATGAAAAGGAAAATCGCACTGATAGTGGTTCTCGTTGTGCTGGGGACAGGGGCAGCCTTGGCGCTCTTCTGGAACCGCCCGCAAGAGGAAGCCGAGGACGTAACGGCGTTGATGGCTGAGGCCTCAGTGTTATGTGATCAAGGAAAGTATTCGCAAGCCGAGCCCTTGCAGAAGCGCATCCTGGCGATCAACGAAAAGAGCCTTGGCCCGGATCATCCTGACACGGCTAGATCCTTGAATGATCTGGGCATCGTCTATCTGGAGCAAGGCCAGTATCAGCAAGCCCAACCGCTCTTGAAGAAGGCTTTGGAGACAAGAGAAAAGTCAGCCGGATCCGACTACGCCTCCATAGCGGCCTCACTAAACAACCTGGGAATGCTTCACAAACTTCAAGGTAACTATGCGGCCGCAGAGCCATTCTATAGACGGGCTTTGGCGATCCGTGAAAAAGAGCTCGGTCCTCATCATCCCTATGTGGCCCAGTCCCTCAATAACCTTGCGACTGTGTACTACGCACAGGGTGAGTTTGGTGAGGCCGAGGCGTGCTTCAAACGCGCCCTGGCAATTAAGGAAAAGGTTCTGGGCTCCGACGCCCCCGCTGTGGCAACATCTTTGGGTAATCTGGCCGAAGTCTATCGTGCCCAACGCAACTGGGCTGCGGCCGAACCGCTTTACCGGCGAGCCTTGGAAATTGACGAGAAGGCCCTTGGCAATGAGCATGCTTCTGTGGCAATCGACCTGAATAACCTCGCGTCACTTTACTGCGACCAAGGCAAGTATTCAGATGCCGAAAACCTTCTCAACAGATCCTTGGCAATCATGGAGAAAGCGCTGGGGCCGGACCATCCGAATGTGGCTGGCGTTCTCAAGAGCATGGCACTTTTATCTGAAGCAAAGGGAGACAAGGCCAAAGCCGAGACACTCAGAGCCCGTGCCGCGAAGATTACGTCACAGCCGCGCTGA
- a CDS encoding alpha-L-fucosidase: protein MPDAKTKRYLAAVDKTRPARMKWWNEARYGMFVHWGLYAQIARNEWVMNFEAWEKDEYDAFADTWKPRPRAAREWAKLAVKAGMKYMVLTTKHHEGFCLWDTQQTDFNAVKRGPRRDLVAEFVDACREFGLKVGFYYSLMDWRHDDGMRCGKDESARRRFVDFTHACVRELMTNYGKVDILWYDVSWPLSKAEQWESVTMNAMARKLQPHILINDRSQIPEDFNTPEGQVKPSEAGRGWEACMMSDETSWGYMPSAAADTVTARDILRMLATASANQGNLLLNVGPAPDGTIPATAAEPLLTVGKWLKLNGEAVYGRLDRNNLWGSACGISSLRGNTSYFWCRNWPGREIRLGNYPTKLKKVSFLVSGRPIEYEQREKCIILKNLPPTSPDKLAGVTIIKLEFAKKPEFINGGATTMALGL, encoded by the coding sequence ATGCCTGATGCGAAGACCAAGCGGTACCTGGCGGCGGTGGATAAGACTCGGCCGGCGCGGATGAAGTGGTGGAACGAGGCGCGGTACGGGATGTTTGTTCACTGGGGGCTGTACGCGCAGATCGCCCGCAACGAGTGGGTCATGAACTTCGAGGCCTGGGAGAAGGACGAGTACGACGCCTTTGCCGACACCTGGAAGCCCAGGCCCCGCGCCGCTCGCGAGTGGGCAAAGCTGGCCGTCAAGGCCGGCATGAAGTACATGGTCCTGACCACCAAGCACCACGAGGGGTTCTGCCTCTGGGACACGCAGCAGACCGACTTCAACGCCGTCAAACGCGGGCCGCGACGCGACCTGGTGGCCGAGTTCGTCGACGCCTGCCGCGAGTTCGGCCTAAAGGTCGGGTTCTACTACTCGCTGATGGACTGGCGCCACGACGACGGAATGCGCTGCGGCAAAGATGAATCCGCCCGCCGGCGGTTCGTCGACTTCACCCACGCCTGCGTGCGCGAGCTGATGACCAACTACGGCAAGGTCGACATCCTCTGGTACGACGTCTCGTGGCCGCTGAGCAAAGCGGAGCAGTGGGAAAGCGTCACGATGAACGCCATGGCCCGCAAGCTCCAGCCGCATATCCTCATCAACGACCGCTCGCAGATCCCCGAGGACTTCAACACCCCCGAGGGGCAGGTAAAGCCCTCCGAAGCCGGCCGCGGCTGGGAGGCGTGCATGATGTCGGACGAGACCTCGTGGGGCTACATGCCCTCCGCCGCGGCAGACACCGTCACCGCCCGCGACATCCTCCGCATGCTCGCCACCGCCAGCGCCAACCAGGGCAACCTGCTGCTCAACGTCGGACCGGCGCCGGACGGCACGATCCCCGCCACCGCGGCAGAGCCGCTGCTGACCGTCGGCAAGTGGCTCAAGCTCAACGGCGAGGCGGTCTACGGCCGCCTGGACCGCAACAACCTCTGGGGCTCGGCGTGCGGGATCTCGTCTCTGCGCGGCAACACGTCGTACTTCTGGTGCCGCAACTGGCCCGGCCGCGAGATTCGCCTGGGCAATTACCCGACGAAACTCAAGAAGGTCTCGTTCCTGGTCAGCGGCCGTCCCATCGAGTACGAGCAGCGCGAAAAGTGCATCATCCTCAAGAACCTCCCGCCGACCAGCCCCGACAAGCTCGCCGGCGTGACGATCATCAAACTTGAGTTCGCAAAGAAACCCGAGTTCATCAATGGCGGCGCCACGACGATGGCCTTGGGCCTCTGA
- a CDS encoding uroporphyrinogen decarboxylase family protein: MNGRECITNILNRRGADRLSWTTVADAAGRSLMPRRLRECPVLEFYRAIGCDILQFGNAALAADQCAAMPYRRVAPCTVETAGEGDGTWRTRTVCRWGTLESAWRAGHPVKYPIATPEDLACATALWRETLVEEAAAPAAEESLARVQAAIGDDGIYMLTLEPSPVQQLIEMDIGLENFYYLLADRPREVEALMDAMHAVRMAEYRIIARRMDVAAVCPVENTSTTLTSPAIYERYSLGQIADLVDVMHEHDRKVVLHMCGRLEGLLGLIARTGADAINALTPPSVGDVPPERALDVLGEDVVLLGTIFNPNVFQKPRVTREEIWRELDRLYTPRLRKAHMVLWLGCDGLATELYRFEAVRQWMEA, encoded by the coding sequence ATGAACGGGCGCGAGTGCATTACGAATATCCTCAACCGCCGCGGCGCGGACCGGTTGAGCTGGACGACCGTGGCCGATGCGGCTGGGCGGTCTTTGATGCCCAGGCGGCTGCGGGAGTGCCCGGTGCTGGAGTTCTATCGGGCGATCGGGTGCGACATTCTGCAGTTCGGCAACGCGGCGCTGGCGGCAGACCAGTGCGCGGCCATGCCGTACCGGCGGGTGGCGCCATGCACGGTCGAGACGGCGGGCGAGGGCGACGGCACGTGGCGGACCCGCACGGTTTGCCGCTGGGGAACGTTGGAGTCGGCGTGGCGGGCGGGGCATCCGGTGAAGTATCCCATCGCGACGCCGGAGGACCTGGCGTGCGCGACGGCGTTGTGGCGCGAGACGCTGGTCGAGGAAGCGGCCGCACCGGCGGCGGAGGAGTCGCTGGCCCGCGTGCAGGCGGCCATCGGCGACGACGGCATCTACATGCTCACGCTGGAGCCCTCGCCGGTGCAGCAGCTCATCGAGATGGACATCGGCCTGGAGAACTTCTATTACCTGCTGGCCGACCGCCCGCGCGAGGTCGAGGCCCTGATGGACGCGATGCACGCCGTGCGGATGGCCGAGTATCGCATCATCGCGCGGCGGATGGACGTGGCGGCTGTCTGCCCCGTCGAGAACACCTCGACGACGCTGACGAGTCCGGCGATCTACGAGCGGTACTCGCTGGGGCAGATCGCCGACCTTGTGGATGTGATGCACGAGCATGACCGAAAGGTGGTGCTGCACATGTGCGGGCGCCTGGAGGGCCTGCTGGGGCTGATCGCGCGGACCGGGGCCGACGCGATCAACGCCCTGACGCCGCCGAGCGTGGGCGACGTGCCGCCGGAGCGGGCGCTGGACGTGCTGGGCGAGGATGTCGTGCTGCTGGGGACGATCTTCAACCCCAACGTCTTCCAGAAGCCCCGCGTCACGCGCGAGGAGATATGGCGCGAGCTCGACCGCCTTTACACCCCGCGCCTCCGCAAGGCCCACATGGTGCTGTGGCTGGGCTGCGACGGCCTGGCCACCGAGCTGTACCGCTTTGAGGCGGTGCGCCAGTGGATGGAGGCCTGA
- a CDS encoding SIMPL domain-containing protein (The SIMPL domain is named for its presence in mouse protein SIMPL (signalling molecule that associates with mouse pelle-like kinase). Bacterial member BP26, from Brucella, was shown to assemble into a channel-like structure, while YggE from E. coli has been associated with resistance to oxidative stress.), whose amino-acid sequence MGKAIKLAAAAAILALGLIASSVVLSKFFVNIKHEKPITVKGYAEADIVSDIGKFACSNHVRGASLKEAYDKLQVGRSAILEHLKQKGFVESEIGTGTIQTTQVNKRNDKGNETNEVEFYDANQTVVVTSGNVTRIRDAAISIAGLIKEDINISVTAPEFLVSDLKDTKLKLLAKATDDGYRRALALAENSHAKVGALVSAEQGVLQITKRNSTDTSGYGVYDTSTIEKTAKAVVTLEYRIEPQK is encoded by the coding sequence ATGGGCAAGGCGATAAAACTGGCAGCCGCCGCTGCCATATTGGCGCTGGGATTGATTGCATCGTCGGTTGTGCTGTCGAAGTTCTTCGTCAACATCAAGCACGAGAAGCCTATCACGGTCAAAGGCTATGCCGAGGCCGATATCGTTTCGGACATCGGCAAGTTTGCGTGCTCGAACCATGTCCGCGGTGCGAGTCTCAAAGAGGCTTACGACAAGCTGCAGGTCGGGCGCAGCGCCATCCTGGAGCACCTGAAACAAAAAGGCTTCGTCGAATCGGAGATCGGGACCGGCACGATCCAGACGACCCAGGTCAACAAACGCAACGATAAGGGAAACGAGACCAACGAAGTGGAGTTTTATGACGCCAACCAGACGGTCGTGGTGACCTCGGGCAATGTCACGCGGATCAGAGACGCTGCGATAAGCATTGCGGGATTGATCAAGGAAGACATTAACATCAGCGTGACGGCCCCGGAGTTTCTCGTCAGCGACCTGAAAGACACCAAGCTGAAGCTGCTGGCCAAAGCCACCGACGACGGCTACCGCCGCGCCTTGGCGCTAGCCGAAAACAGCCACGCGAAAGTCGGCGCCCTGGTCTCGGCCGAGCAGGGCGTTCTGCAGATCACCAAGAGAAACTCCACCGATACTTCCGGCTACGGCGTCTACGACACCTCGACAATCGAGAAGACCGCCAAGGCCGTCGTCACGCTTGAATATCGAATTGAGCCGCAGAAATAA